The Sandaracinaceae bacterium genome has a window encoding:
- a CDS encoding adenylate/guanylate cyclase domain-containing protein produces MSAGQMSKLLNDYLARIGAEIDPRGGFIDKYIGDAIMALFDEEHTDEALLACLAMRRSLAEWNVERKARGEPPIDTGIGLHRGEVIMGTVGYRSASTPRSSATRWTWPRASRA; encoded by the coding sequence ATGAGCGCCGGGCAGATGTCCAAGCTGCTCAACGACTACCTCGCGCGCATAGGCGCCGAGATCGATCCGCGCGGCGGTTTCATCGACAAGTACATCGGCGACGCGATCATGGCGCTCTTCGACGAGGAGCACACGGACGAGGCGCTGCTCGCCTGCCTCGCCATGCGCCGCTCGCTGGCCGAGTGGAACGTGGAGCGGAAGGCGCGTGGCGAGCCGCCCATCGACACCGGCATCGGCCTGCACCGCGGCGAGGTGATCATGGGCACCGTGGGCTACCGCAGCGCATCGACTCCACGGTCATCGGCGACGCGGTGGACCTGGCCTCGCGCATCGAGGGCATGA